In the genome of Bosea sp. BIWAKO-01, the window TGGGGCCGTGGCTGCTCCACCTGATCCTGCCAACGGTCACGCTCGGTCTCGCCTATATCGCGCTGATCGCACGCATGACGCGCGCTTCGATGCTGGAGGTGCTTGAGGAAGACTATATCCGGACTGCCAAGGCCAAAGGTGTCACGACGAAGAAGATGCTGATGAAGCATGCGCTCAAGAACGCGGGCGTGCCGATCATCACAGTGATCGGGATAGGCGTCGCGCTTCTCATCGGCGGCGTCGTCATCACTGAGACGGTGTTCAACATTCCCGGCATCGGACGGCTCGTGGTCGATGCCATTTCGAAGCGCGACTACCCGATCATCCAGGGCGTGATCCTGCTGTTCTCCGGCATCTATGTCCTGGTCAATCTGCTCGTCGATCTTTCCTATTCGCTGATCGATCCCCGGATCCGGTACTGAGGGAGCGAAGCGATGAGCGTGATCACGGCCCATACCGCCCCTTCAGCCCTCAGCCCTGCGCCGCGCAGTCTCGGCGCCCGGTTCAGGCGCTTCGCCCGGCGCAACCCTACGATGCTGCTGGGCGGCGCCATCCTGATCTTCTTCGTCGCGATCGCGATCTTCGCGCCACTGCTCGCCGGCGACCCGATGCTTAAGGCGCCAACACGCCGGCTGCTGCCGCCATCCGCGCAGTTCTGGTTCGGCACCGACCATCTCGGCCAGGACGTCTTCGCCCGCACCGTCTACGGTGCACGCGTCTCACTGATTGTCGGTCTCAGCGTCGCGACGATCTCGATCAGCGCCGGGCTGCTGATCGGACTGATGGCCGGCTATTACCGCTGGATCGAGACCCCGGTCATGCGTCTGATGGACGGGCTAATGGCGATCCCGGCGATCTTGCTGGCTATCGCCCTGGTCGCTCTCAACCAGGGCAGTATCGGCATCGTCGTCGCCGCGATTGCCATTCCGGAACTGCCGCGCGTGGTCAGGCTGGTCCGCTCGATCGTCCTCAGCGTCCGCGAGCTCCCTTTTGTCGAGGCCGTCATTGCCTGCGGCGCACGCACGCCGCGGATTCTGGTGCTTCACATCATGCCGAGCACCATCGCGCCCCTGATCGTGCAGGCGACCTATATCTGCGCATCGGCAATCCTGGTCGAAGCGTCGCTGTCATTCCTCGGCGCCGGCGTGCCGCCGGAAACGCCGAGCTGGGGCAACATGATCGCGTCGAGCAGGCTCTATCTGGCGCGCGCGCCCTGGACGATCTTTTGTCCGGCGATCGCGCTGGCGTTGGTGGTGCTCGCGGTCAACCTGCTGGGCGACGGGCTGCGCGACAAGCTCGATCCGCGGATCTCGCGGAGGATGTGACTCCTCCCACCCGTCGGCCAGCCCGACGGGCAAGGGACGATTTCACAGCGGGACAGTCCAGCCATGGCGAGTGCGGCATGACGCTGGGCTCGGGAGCAAATTCGCATGGCGGTCCAGCAACGGCGCTGCTGCCTTTTCCGGCACGACCGCTATGGTGGGCTGCGGCGCCTCTGCGCCAGGCTCGGTGAGGAAGAAGCGACATGAACAAGCCCTGGTCACTGGCTGAACGGAGCCGGGCTCCCCTTGCGATCGTGCCGACGCCCCTCGAGGATCTGCCCCGCCTGACGCAGGAACTCCGACGTCATGGCCCCGGACCGACGATCCTGATCAAGCGCGACGATTGCACAGGTCTCGCAGGCGGCGGCAACAAGGCCCGCAAGCTCGAATATCTCGTCGGCGACGCGCTTCTCCAGGGGGCCGACACGCTGGTCACGCTCGGGGCCGTCCAATCCAATCACGCGCGGCAGACGGCCGCTGCCGCCGCCAGGAACGGCCTCGGCTGCGTTCTGCTCCTGACCGACAAGATCAGCGGCCGCGGCGCGAGCTACCGGACCAACGGCAACATCCTGCTCGACCGATTGCTCGGCGCCGATATCCACCTCCTAACCGCCGAGCAGGACGCCATGGAGGCGCTCGAACAGACGCTTGCTGCGCTGCGCGCGCAGGGCCGGCGGCCCTATTTCATCCCGATCGGCGGCTCCAATGCACTGGGCGGACTCGCCTATCATGACGCGCTCGTCGAACTCGCCGGGCAGGCCAAGGCCGCAGGCCGACAGATCGACCATATCGTGCTCGCGACCGGCAGCGGCGGCACCCATGCCGGCATCGTTGCAGGTGTGCAGACGCAGGGCCTCGCTTGCGCGGTCCACGGCATCAGCGTCTCGCGGCAGGCCGAAGAAGCCCGCGGTATCGTCGCTGGCCTTGCGCGCGACACGCTCGCGCTCGCCGGACCCCAGAATGTCGCCGATGTCCCGATCACGATCGACGCATCGCAGATCGGACCTGGATACGGCCAGCCGACGGCGGCGATGCTCGAGGCCGTGACAAGCGTTGCACGGCTGGAGGGCATCCTTCTCGATCCGGTCTATACCGGCAAGGCCATGGCCGGGCTGTTTTCGCTGGTTCGGCATGGTGCGTTCAGGCCCGACGAAACAGTGGTGTTCTGGCACACCGGCGGCCATCAGGGGCTGTTCGCCTACGAAGAGCTGTTCCAGGACGACTGACGGAACGCATGGCCCGAGGCGTGCCCTGTCATGCCTCCTGGTGTTTCCCCACCGTGGGAGCGCTGGCTGGCACAGCCTGCTGAGCGCGCTGGCTCAGCCAGACGCTGCCGAGGACGATCGCCATGCCGGCGATCTGGGCGGGGCTGAGCGATTGGCCCAGGACCGACCAGCCGAGGATGACCGCCGTCATCGGGCTGAGAAAGCCGAGTGGCGAAACCGTCGAGGGACCCAGTCGGGCAATGCCACGAAACCAGAGGATATAGGTCAGGGCAGCGCCGACCAACCCGAGATAGGCAAGGCCGAGGATGTTCGTGCCGGTCAGCGTCGGCGGCGCGGGTTCGAGCCAGAAGACCACCGGCAGCAACAGGGTTCCCCCAGCGGTCAGCTGCCAGGCGGTGAAGGTCAGTGGCGAGACCGGCGGCTGCCAGCGCCGGCTCAGGACCGTGCCCGCCGCCATCGACAGCGCACTGGCGAGACCAGCGGCGATGCCGAGCGGATCGAGCGCCGCCTGCGGCGTCAGAATCAGCAGCGCGACACCTGCCATGCCGGCGATGGCCGCGACGATGGCGAGCGGGCGGATGGCGGAACCGAGCAGCAGACGCGCGAGGAGCAGGACGACGAGCGGCTGGATCGCCCCTACGGTCGCCGCGACCCCGCCGGGCAGCCGATAGGCCGCGATGAACAGCATCCACCAGAACAGCGAGAAATTGAGCGCGCCGAGGAGGAGAACCCGTCCCCACCAGATTCCCTGCGGCAATTGCCGGACGGCGAGCAGCAGCAGGAGGCCGGCCGGGAGCGCACGCAGCATCGACACGGTCAGGGGGTAGCCCTGCGGCAGGAACTCCGTCGTCACCAGATAGGTGCTGCCCCAGATAGCTGGGGCGATCGCGGTCAGCAGCAAGTCGGCATTGCGGGCCATGATGGCGGTCTCACTCATTATCTCGACGTCAAGATAATGACAAATATCTTGACGTCAAGATATTCTGTCGCAACGATGGGGGCATGGACCATGTCGACGGAATTCTCGCGCAGTGGAACCGGGAAAGACCGGACCTCGACGTCACCCCGATGGGGTTGTTCGGCCGTCTGAAGCGGCTCTCGCAGCATCTCGGCCGTGAGATGGAGAAGACCTTCGCCGAGCATGGCCTCAACAGCGCTAGTTTCGACGTGCTGGCGACACTGCGACGGTCCGGCCCTCCCTATAGCCTGTCGCCGGGAGATCTGCTGGCGACGATGATGATCACCTCGGGCACGCTGACGAACCGCATCGACCAGCTGGAGAAGGCGGGCCTCGTCGAGCGCACCCATAACCCCGAGGATCGCCGCAGTTTCATCATTTCACTGACCGAGCGTGGATTTGCGATAATCGAGGCTGCTGTCACGGCACATGTCGCAACCCAGGCGCAGCTGAGTTCCATACTCTCCGCGGATGAGAACGCGGCCCTCAACGCACTGCTGGGCAAGTATCTGGCGGGTTTCGAAGGCAGCCGGTGAGGGCTTGCTTCGGGAGGCTGCCTCCGCAGTAAACTCATCGGTTTGGGGGCGTGGAATGAGCACAGCGCGCCCCCCGCAGGCAAGAATGGCGCTTGCCGCTCCACGCAAGCTGATAATTCTCTGGCCATACGAAGCCGGCATCAGCTCTGGTTCAGCCGGCGCTCAGGGGATAACGGAATGTTTCTCACCAACTCCGACATGGTCGAGCTTGTCGCTTGGCGGCAGCAGCTGCACCGCTCTCCCGAGATATCGGGCGAGGAACAGGAGACGGCGAAGGCAGTGGTTGCCTTCCTTGCCCCGAGCGAGCCGGACCGTATCGTGACCGGGCTCGGCGGCCACGGCGTCGCTGCGATTTATGAAGGGCGCGAGCCGGGGCCGACAGTGATGGTTCGCTGCGAACTGGACGCCCTGCCGATCGAGGAAATCTCGGAGAGCCCCCATCGCTCGCAGGTGCCCGGCAAATCCCATGCCTGCGGCCATGACGGGCACATGACCATGGTCGCCGCGCTCTCGCGCGGGCTCGGCCGCCAACGGCCGCAGCGCGGTCGTGCGGTGCTGCTGTTCCAGCCGGCAGAGGAGAACGGCGCAGGTGCCGCCGCCGTCATCGCCGATCCGAAATTCGCGGAAATCGCACCGGACTACGCCTTCTCGCTCCACAATAAACCCGGCCTGCCATTGGGCTACATCACGCTCTCCGAAGGCCCCGCAAACTGTGCCTCGCGCGGACTGCAGATCGTGCTGACCGGCAAGACCTCGCATGCCTCCATGCCGGAACACGGCATCTCGCCGGTTGCGGCGGTGGCCCGGCTGATGCCGGCATTGACGGCGCTCGGCCCCGGCGGTCCGCTCGATGCCGCCTATGCGCTCGTCACCGTGACCCACGCTGCGATCGGCGAAGCTGCCTTTGGGATCGCACCCGGCCGGGCCGAAATCTGGGCGACGCTGCGCACGCTGAACGATGCGCAAATGGGCGCGCTTTGCACACGGGCCGAAGCGCTGGTGCGCGAAACGGCTGAAGCATCGGGTCTTGGCGTCGAGCTGAGCTATCACGACGTCTTCCATCATTGCGAAAACGATGCCGAGGCGGTGGCGCTCCTGCGCAAGGCCTTCGATGACGAGAAGCTCCGGCACGGCGAGGGCTCGCCATCGCGCGGCTCCGAGGATTTCGGCCTGTTCGGCCGCCAGGCGAAATCGGCGATGTTCATCCTCGGCTCGGGCGAAACCTCGCCGCAGCTGCACAACCCGGATTTCGATTTTCCCGATGCCCTGATCGAGCCCGGTTCGCGCGCCTTCATGCGAACGCTGCGCAATTTGCTCGGCTAGCCCATTGCACCGGACCAAGCGGGCGATGTTCTTGTTGCCAAACCGCAAAGACGCCCTGATCGGCTGCATGATGCCGATCAGGGATTTGCCAAGCATGAGAGGCCGCATTCCATGACCACGCATCAGCCGAATATCCTGGCATCGATCGATCCGGCCAAGCTCGACAAGCTCGCCGAAGTCGCCGTCAAGGTCGGCCTGAATCTCCAGGCCGGGCAGGATCTGTTCCTGACCGCACCAGTCGCCGCCCTGCCGCTGGTGCGGCGGATCGCCGAGCATGCCTACAAGGCCGGCGCCGGGCTCGTGACGCCGATGCTGGCGGATGAGGAGGTAACGCTCTCACGCTATCGCCACGCCCCGGATGCAAGTTTCGACCGGGCGCCGGGCTGGCTCTATGAAGGCGTCGGCAAAGCCTTCGCCGCCAACACCGCGCGCCTCGCCATCGTGGGCGACAACCCGATGCTGCTCTCAGGGCAGGATCCGGCCAAGGTCGCGCGCGCCAACAAGGCCAATTCGATCGCCTATCAGCCCGCTCTCGAGAAGATCGCCGGCTTCGATATCAACTGGAACATCCTGGCCTATCCGACCGCGCCCTGGGCCCGCCAGGTCTTCCCGGACGAGGCAGAGGACATCGCAGTCGCCAAGTTGGCCGAGGCGATTTTCGCCGCCTCACGGGTTGACCGTGCCGACCCCATTTCGGCCTGGGCTGCGCATAATGCGACGCTCCGTAGCCGGACGCAGTGGCTGAACGGGCAGAACTTCCAGTCGCTGCACTTTTCCGGGCCCGGCACGGACCTGACGATCGGACTTGCCGAAGGCCATGAATGGCAGGGCGGCGCCTCCACGGCCAAAAACGGCGTGACCTGCAATGCCAACATCCCGACCGAAGAGGTCTTCACCACGCCGCATGCAAGGCGGGTTTCCGGCCATGTCGTCAGCACCAAGCCGCTCTCGCATCAGGGCACACTGATCGATGGCATCTCGGTGCGCTTTGAAGAAGGGCGCATCGTCGAGGCCAAGGCCACGCGTGGCGAGGAGGTGCTGAACAAGGTTCTCGACACCGACGAGGGTGCGCGTCGCCTCGGCGAAGTGGCGCTGGTGCCGCATTCCTCGCCGATCTCGCAGAGCGGCATCCTGTTCTACAATACGCTCTTCGACGAGAATGCCTCCTGCCATGTCGCGCTCGGACAGTGCTATTCGAAATGTTTCGTCGATGGCGCCCGGCTCACGCCCGAGCAGATTGCTGCGCAAGGTGGCAACAAGAGCTTCATCCATATCGACTGGATGATCGGCTCGAACCAAGTCGATATCGACGGTGTGCATGCCGATGGCAGCCGCGTCGCAGTCTTCCGCCAGGGCGAATGGGCCTGAGCGGCCTCGCACAGGCAACGTCTGTCCGCTGATACGAAAGGGCCACCGGGCAAACCCGGTGGCCCTTTCATTTGATGTGCGTCGTGCCCTTGAGCGACCGCTCAGAACTCTTCCCAGCCCGCATCAGACGCGCGGCCGTTGACGACCTTCTTGGCCGGCATGACGGGGCGCTTCGGCGCAGCCTTGGTCTGGGCGAAGGCAGCCTCGGCAAGCTGGCGCAGGCGCTCGGGCTCGGGACCTCCTGCATCGATCGCCTCGATGTCGGAAGCGCGCAACGCGGGCGGCGCGTAAGACGCCGCCCTGGTCGCAAGGCGCGCGGGGCGGGGTGCCATCTGGGTGACGGCCGCAGTCGCGATCGGGGCAGCCATCTGCCGTCCCTGCTCCGGTCCAGTCCGGAAGGCCGCAACGAGGTCGTTGAGCTGGCCGATCCGCGACGTCAGCGACGCGGCGGAGGCAGCACTCTGCTCGGCCAAAGCCGCGTTCTGCTGGGTCATTTCGTCCAGATGCGCGACAGCCTGGCTCATCTCGTCAATGCCATTGGCCTGTTCGCCCGACGCGGTCGAGATCTCGGCGATGGTGGCCGCAACCTTCTGCGACGCATCGAGGATTTCGGTCAGGGCCGCACCGGCCTGGCGCACGAGTTCGACGCCCTCGGTGACCTCTGCATTCGAGGAGGAGATCAGCCCGGAGATATCCTTGGCGGCGGCGCCTGAGCGCTGCGCCAGGGTACGCACTTCCGACGCAACGACCGCAAACCCCTTGCCGGCATCGCCCGCGCGCGCCGCCTCGACCGCCGCGTTGAGCGCGAGCAGATTGGTCTGGAAAGCGATATCGTCGATCACGCGGATAATGTCGGAGATCTTCTTCGAAGCGCTTTCGATGCGCGCCATGGCCTCGACGGCCCTGCCGGCAATCTCGCCGCCCGACTGTGCAGCGCGCATCGCGTCCTCGGCGATCGTCGCGGCCTGTTTCGAAGACTGGGCCGAAGCCTTGACCGAAGCAGCAAGTTCCTCCGTCGTCGCGGCGGTCTCCTCGAGCGAGGAAGCCTGCTCCTCGGTGCGCTTCGACAGGTCGTCGGCGCCCGTGTTGATCTCGCGGGACGCCAGACCGACATCGCCGGCGGTCACCTGGATCGTGCGCACGGTCGAGGACAGCCGATCGACTGTCTCGTTGATCGCACCCTTCAGATCGGCGAAGCGACCGCGATAGGTGGTATCGACCCGGTTCGTCAGGTCACCTGAGGCAACAGCCTGCAACACCTTCGCGAACTCGGTCGTGGCAGAATCAACCACCGCGTTGATCTCGTTGATGCCGCTGATCAGCTTCTGCATCTGTTCGTCAGCGCCATCGATGGCGAGCCGCGCCGAGAAGTCACCGGACGCAGCGGCCGCAACGACCTCGCCGACATCCGACACCACCGAGGCCATCGACTCGGCCTGACGCAGGCGACGCTCCGCACTTGCGCGTTCCTCCGCCTGCAGTGCGGCGACTTGCTCGGTGCTCTCACGCAGCACCGAGACGGCGCGGGCCATGGTGCCGATCTCGTCCTGACGGGCGACATGCGGCACATCGATCTTGGTATCGCCGGCGGTCAGGCGCTCCATGACAGCACTGAGGGCGAGGATCGGCGAGGTGATCGAGCGCTGCGCGAAGATCAATGCTGCACCGAGCGCACCCACCAGGGTCACGAGCAGCACCAGCGGCAGAACCAGCCTGGCCTGCTGGGTGAAGGCGGCCGCCTCGTCGCCGAGCGCGTTGCCAACATCCTCGTTGCGCTTGCTGAATGCGACCAGAAGATCGTTCACGGCCTTCCGGTTCGCCCGGTTCACATCGGTATTGCCCTGCGCATTGGCCGCAGCGGCCGATACCTGCCGCCCGATACGAACGGTTTCAGTCCGATAGGTAATAAAATCCGCGACCGCCTTCTCGATCTGAGAAACACGTTCCCGTTCGCTCGCCGGGGAGAGCACCTTCAGCCGTTCGACGAGCTGCCGCATCTGGGGGAAGCGATCTTCCATCCCCTTGCCGTATTGCTCGATCTCCTGCGCGTTCTTGGCCATGTAGATGCCGCGCGACTCCATCACGACACCCGTTACGTGCCCGTTGAGCCGCTCCGTCAGCAAGGCGATGTCGCCTTGGTTGCTCGCGCGTTCGTTCAGACTATCCGCCTTTGAGAGTGCATAGAAACTCAGCACTGCCGAAATGACCGCGGCCGCTGCAACAATGACCAGCATGGTCAGAATCTTGATACGGATGGACTTCATCGAACTGCGCCCCGACGCATTATCTTTTTTGTTATCAACGCGACACGCTCGCGCGTGTTTGCGGCCAAGAAGAAGGAGCCCTTGCACGCAAGGGCTGGCGGACAGGCTGCACGGCAGGGCCGTGCATTTCCCATCAAATCACCAAAATCTGTAAAGAACGCTTTAAGCAGAGTGCGCGGGATCATTTCCCGGGGAGCATTTCGGCGCGACTGCGGACTCTTGGACTAATCCCGAGCACGGCCTGGATACTTCAGCATCCTTGCAAATAGTTCAACGATGATTGAACTGTGTAGAGCGAGCGCGGCCACGGATTTCGGGCCGGAAGCTGTTCCCGCCACATTCCGCTTCGGCGTTAACGTCTTACTGACCCTGCGGAACGAAACTGACGGCACGATTCGCCGTCAGTTAGAGTTCCCAATGGGCCAGATCCTCCAGTTCCGCTTACCCGTACAGCCGCTCACCATGCCGGAACCGCTGGACATCGACCTTCTGACGGCTGTTGACGTCGCGCTACGCGACCTTGCCGAGATCACCCAGCACATCACCCTCCCCTCGGCACGGGACCAGGCGGAAGCCTGCCGCTTGATGCTGCAGGATGCCTATGACGCGGCAACGGCCACCGGCTGAACTCCGGCAGGGGCACCTTCAGGCCCGAACCTCGAAGACCATGTTGAACGGGGTCTCGGTCGCACGGCGGAAATGCGAGAATCCGGCATCGAGCACAACCTTGCGAAGGCGCATCTCGCCGGCCTGGGCGCCAAGCCCGAGGCCCACCTCCTGAGACAGGGAGGCCGGTGTGCAGATCAAAGTCGAGGCGCCATAATAGATCCGGCCTACCGGGTTGAGATTGTCCTTCAAGCTATCATGCGCAAAGGGTTCGACGATCATCCAGGTGCCGTTCGGGCCCAAGGTCTCCTTGACGTGCCTGCCCGCGCCGACGGGATCGCCCATGTCGTGCAGGCAGTCGAACATGGCGACGAGATCCCAGGACCGACCTGGAAAGTCCTTCGCGCTGGCCTGTGCAAAGGACACCCGCTCGGCGACACCGGCTTCCTCTGCCGCGGCGCGCGCGCGCTCTATCGAGGGCCCGTGATAGTCGAAGCCCGTAAAGGTGGACTTGGGATAGGCCAAGGCCATCAGAATGGTCGAAGCGCCATGGCCGCAGCCGACATCGGCAACGACGGCCCCCTCCTCCAGGCGCTCCTGCACACCGTCCAGTGCCGGAAGCCAGTCCGCCACAAGGTGGCTGTTGTACCCGGGCCGGAAGAATCGCTCGGTGCCGCGAAACAGGCAGTTGCTGTGCTCATGCCAGCCTAAGCCCTTGCCGGTCCGGAACGCTTCCGCGACCTTCGGTTCATCGATCCACATCGACTGGACGATTTCGAAGGCACCCGCGAAAAAGGCGGGACTGTCGTCCTCCGCGAAGACCATCGCCTGTTCCGCGGTCAGGCTGAAGCGGTCTTCGCCCTCGTCATAGGTCACGTAGCCGGCGGCCGCCTGCGCAGACAGCCACTCCCGCAAATAGCGCTCCTTCAAGCCGGTCCTTTGCGCGAGCATCTGCGGGCTGACGGGCTCTCCATCCGCCATCGCCTTGAAGAGCCCAAGTCTGTCCCCGAGCACAACAAGGGCGCCCGAAACGGAGGCGCCAACATCGCCCACGAGATTCCCGATCAGGGCGTCGAGCTTTTGCATATCGGGTTCACGCATCACGTCCTCCCGGTCGAGCGAACTCATCCGGCATCGACAGACGAGTCCCGTTCCAAGCTGGGTTGAGCAGAAGAAGAACCGAGAGCGCAGATTCCGCCCTATCCGTGGCAATTTCAGGACTGGCCCAGCCTTCGGGCTGCGCCGGCGCCCGGCTCGAACCCGATCTGGAACAGTGCGTTGCCCCACCGAAAATCCTTCAAAAGGATGGAGCCATGCCGCACGGCAACAAATCCGCCGACGCCGACAAGCAAAGGCGCGAGGCCGGGCGCACTCATGAGAGCGGCGGCGGCAACAAGACATGTTCGGGCCGGGGCACACCAACTGCGAGCGCTGCACCAAAGGCCGGCCGCCGAATACTTGGCCCCGGGCAGGAAGACCGCCGAGACCCGCAGGAAGAAGGCGTCCTGAACACCTGCCGTCATCGCCAAGAGGCGGCGACGCAATCCAGCACCGGAGAGGCGCTGGATTGCCGTGATACCGTCGCAATGACGGCCAGCGCGCTCAGCCGCCGATATTGAAGGCGGCGAGCGCCGCCATGTTGACGATGTCGGAATCCTTGGCGCCGAGCGGCACGATCTGCACCGGCTTGTCGAGACCGACGATCAGCGGACCGATCACGGTCGAGCCTCCGAGTTCCTGCAGCATCTTGGTCGAGATCGACGCCGAGTGGAACGCCGGCATGACAAGCACATTGGCCGGTGCGGTCAGGCGACAGAACGGGTACTGGCTCATCACGTCGCGATTGAGCGCGACATCGGCCGCCATCTCGCCGTCATATTCGAAATCGACGCGCTGCCCATCGAGGATCTTGACGGCCTCGCGCACCTTCTCGGAGCGCTCGCCCGCCGGATGGCCGAAGGTCGAAAAAGCGAGCATTGCAACCTTCGGCTCATAGCCGAGACGGCGCGCCACGCCTGCTGCCTCGATGGCGATTTCGGACAGTTCCTGCGCCGAAGGCATCTCCGTGATCGCCGTGTCGGCGACAAGCACCGTGCGGCCGCGAGAGATCACGACGGAGACGCCGATCAGCCGGTGCCCCGGCTTGTCGTCGATGACACGCCGGACCTCCTCCAGGGCGATCGAGTAGTTGCGGGTGACGCCCGTCACCATCGCGTCGGCATCACCGAGCGCCACCATCGCAGCGGCGAAATGGTTGCGGTCCTGGTTGATCAGGCGCTGGCAGTCGCGGAACAGGTAGCCGTGCCGCTGCAGGCGCTCATAGACATACTGGGCATAGGCGGTGTTTCGATGCGAGAGCCGCGCGTTCTGGATTTCGATGCCCTTGGCTTCAAGATCGACGCCGAGGAAGGTCGCGGTTTCGCTGATCCGGTCCTCGCGGCCGACGAGAATGGCGTGGCCCAGTCCTTGATTGACGAAGGAGGTCGCGGCGCGAATGACCTGCTCCTCCTCGCCCTCGGCGAAGACGACGCGCTTGGGGTAGCGGCGAACCCGCTCGAAGATGCGGTTCAGCGTGCCCGCGACCGGATCGCGCCGCGCCGAGAGCTGCGCCTTGTAGGCGCCGGTATCGACAATCGGTTTGCCGGCAACGCCTGTTTCCATCGCGGCCTTGGCGACAGCCATCGGCACGACATGGATCAGACGCGGGTCGAACGGGACCGGGATGATATAGTCCTTGCCGTAGCGCGGGCGCGCACCCTGATAGGCGGCGGCCACCTCGTCCGGCACATCCTCGCGTGCGAGCGAGGCGAGAGCCTCGGCAGCAGCGATTTTCATCTCCATGTTGATCGTGGTGGCGCGGACATCGAGCGCGCCACGGAAGATGAAGGGGAAGCCGAGGACGTTGTTGACCTGGTTCGGATAATCCGAGCGCCCCGTCGCCATGATGGCGTCGTCACGCACCGCCGCGACCTCCTCCGGCGTGATCTCCGGGTCGGGATTGGCCATCGCGAAGATGATCGGGTTCGGAGCCATGGAGCGAACCATGTCCGGCGTCACTGCACCCTTCTGGCTGAGGCCGAAGAAGGCGTCGGCGCCCTCCATCGCCTGGGCGAGCGTGCGCCGGTCGGTGATGGCGGCATGGGCCGACTTCCACTGGTTCATGCCTTCGGTGCGGCCCTGATAGATCACGCCCTTGGTATCGCAGAGGATGACATTGTCGGGCTTGAAGCCCATTGCCTTGAGCAACTCGGTGCAGGCGATGGCGGCAGCGCCCGCGCCGTTGACGACGAGCCTGGTTGTCTTGACGTCGCGGCCCGTCAGATCGAGCGCGTTGATCAGGCCGGCGGCCGCGATGATCGCAGTCCCGTGCTGATCGTCATGAAAGACCGGAATATCCATCAATTCGCGCAGGCGCTCTTCAATGATGAAGCATTCCGGCGCCTTGATATCCTCGAGATTGATGCCGCCGAAAGACGGCCCGAGATAGC includes:
- a CDS encoding ABC transporter permease, with protein sequence MSVITAHTAPSALSPAPRSLGARFRRFARRNPTMLLGGAILIFFVAIAIFAPLLAGDPMLKAPTRRLLPPSAQFWFGTDHLGQDVFARTVYGARVSLIVGLSVATISISAGLLIGLMAGYYRWIETPVMRLMDGLMAIPAILLAIALVALNQGSIGIVVAAIAIPELPRVVRLVRSIVLSVRELPFVEAVIACGARTPRILVLHIMPSTIAPLIVQATYICASAILVEASLSFLGAGVPPETPSWGNMIASSRLYLARAPWTIFCPAIALALVVLAVNLLGDGLRDKLDPRISRRM
- a CDS encoding D-cysteine desulfhydrase family protein, with the protein product MNKPWSLAERSRAPLAIVPTPLEDLPRLTQELRRHGPGPTILIKRDDCTGLAGGGNKARKLEYLVGDALLQGADTLVTLGAVQSNHARQTAAAAARNGLGCVLLLTDKISGRGASYRTNGNILLDRLLGADIHLLTAEQDAMEALEQTLAALRAQGRRPYFIPIGGSNALGGLAYHDALVELAGQAKAAGRQIDHIVLATGSGGTHAGIVAGVQTQGLACAVHGISVSRQAEEARGIVAGLARDTLALAGPQNVADVPITIDASQIGPGYGQPTAAMLEAVTSVARLEGILLDPVYTGKAMAGLFSLVRHGAFRPDETVVFWHTGGHQGLFAYEELFQDD
- a CDS encoding EamA family transporter translates to MARNADLLLTAIAPAIWGSTYLVTTEFLPQGYPLTVSMLRALPAGLLLLLAVRQLPQGIWWGRVLLLGALNFSLFWWMLFIAAYRLPGGVAATVGAIQPLVVLLLARLLLGSAIRPLAIVAAIAGMAGVALLILTPQAALDPLGIAAGLASALSMAAGTVLSRRWQPPVSPLTFTAWQLTAGGTLLLPVVFWLEPAPPTLTGTNILGLAYLGLVGAALTYILWFRGIARLGPSTVSPLGFLSPMTAVILGWSVLGQSLSPAQIAGMAIVLGSVWLSQRAQQAVPASAPTVGKHQEA
- a CDS encoding MarR family winged helix-turn-helix transcriptional regulator, coding for MDHVDGILAQWNRERPDLDVTPMGLFGRLKRLSQHLGREMEKTFAEHGLNSASFDVLATLRRSGPPYSLSPGDLLATMMITSGTLTNRIDQLEKAGLVERTHNPEDRRSFIISLTERGFAIIEAAVTAHVATQAQLSSILSADENAALNALLGKYLAGFEGSR
- a CDS encoding amidohydrolase; translated protein: MFLTNSDMVELVAWRQQLHRSPEISGEEQETAKAVVAFLAPSEPDRIVTGLGGHGVAAIYEGREPGPTVMVRCELDALPIEEISESPHRSQVPGKSHACGHDGHMTMVAALSRGLGRQRPQRGRAVLLFQPAEENGAGAAAVIADPKFAEIAPDYAFSLHNKPGLPLGYITLSEGPANCASRGLQIVLTGKTSHASMPEHGISPVAAVARLMPALTALGPGGPLDAAYALVTVTHAAIGEAAFGIAPGRAEIWATLRTLNDAQMGALCTRAEALVRETAEASGLGVELSYHDVFHHCENDAEAVALLRKAFDDEKLRHGEGSPSRGSEDFGLFGRQAKSAMFILGSGETSPQLHNPDFDFPDALIEPGSRAFMRTLRNLLG
- a CDS encoding aminopeptidase; protein product: MTTHQPNILASIDPAKLDKLAEVAVKVGLNLQAGQDLFLTAPVAALPLVRRIAEHAYKAGAGLVTPMLADEEVTLSRYRHAPDASFDRAPGWLYEGVGKAFAANTARLAIVGDNPMLLSGQDPAKVARANKANSIAYQPALEKIAGFDINWNILAYPTAPWARQVFPDEAEDIAVAKLAEAIFAASRVDRADPISAWAAHNATLRSRTQWLNGQNFQSLHFSGPGTDLTIGLAEGHEWQGGASTAKNGVTCNANIPTEEVFTTPHARRVSGHVVSTKPLSHQGTLIDGISVRFEEGRIVEAKATRGEEVLNKVLDTDEGARRLGEVALVPHSSPISQSGILFYNTLFDENASCHVALGQCYSKCFVDGARLTPEQIAAQGGNKSFIHIDWMIGSNQVDIDGVHADGSRVAVFRQGEWA
- a CDS encoding methyl-accepting chemotaxis protein, which codes for MKSIRIKILTMLVIVAAAAVISAVLSFYALSKADSLNERASNQGDIALLTERLNGHVTGVVMESRGIYMAKNAQEIEQYGKGMEDRFPQMRQLVERLKVLSPASERERVSQIEKAVADFITYRTETVRIGRQVSAAAANAQGNTDVNRANRKAVNDLLVAFSKRNEDVGNALGDEAAAFTQQARLVLPLVLLVTLVGALGAALIFAQRSITSPILALSAVMERLTAGDTKIDVPHVARQDEIGTMARAVSVLRESTEQVAALQAEERASAERRLRQAESMASVVSDVGEVVAAAASGDFSARLAIDGADEQMQKLISGINEINAVVDSATTEFAKVLQAVASGDLTNRVDTTYRGRFADLKGAINETVDRLSSTVRTIQVTAGDVGLASREINTGADDLSKRTEEQASSLEETAATTEELAASVKASAQSSKQAATIAEDAMRAAQSGGEIAGRAVEAMARIESASKKISDIIRVIDDIAFQTNLLALNAAVEAARAGDAGKGFAVVASEVRTLAQRSGAAAKDISGLISSSNAEVTEGVELVRQAGAALTEILDASQKVAATIAEISTASGEQANGIDEMSQAVAHLDEMTQQNAALAEQSAASAASLTSRIGQLNDLVAAFRTGPEQGRQMAAPIATAAVTQMAPRPARLATRAASYAPPALRASDIEAIDAGGPEPERLRQLAEAAFAQTKAAPKRPVMPAKKVVNGRASDAGWEEF